In Rhodobacteraceae bacterium LMO-JJ12, a single window of DNA contains:
- a CDS encoding acyl--CoA ligase translates to MTSNAPSPATGTIPRLDRITDYVTYWASETPDAPAYRFDGETQSYVELSASVDRWARAMLACGIGPGDRVAMLSTPRPEFFISFLAATSIGAVWVGLNPKYTEAEIARPLADATPSLVISLHSFEGVNLTETLSDAVRVAKVSPSLVVFGGQASGFEDVEAFLSKGDGVSTVTLQAARDAVGRDDAALIVYTSGSTGVPKGAMLAHRGLCHGYPVQSAHFGLIGASILCNLPINHIGCVGDLSCGPLVAGGTLVFMERFDPQAILDAVVAGEIDCLLGVPTILQIISELPGFEEADFSQMRLVCWGGAALATNVLARYRAKGCPLGLTYGMSELPGSITMSALNADDRELTQTVGRPVEPLDIRLIKDDGSICAIDEEGEVCLRHESLLLGYYNREDATREAYDDEGYFRTGDVGVMEPQGTIRLVGRKKEMFKSGGYNVYPREIEMVLESHPSIATAAVVAVSDAKWQEVGWAFVLAPGCSDPDVLQAELNQLCQAQLANYKRPKRIVVRAELPMLPIGKVDKVRLKQEAGAAAF, encoded by the coding sequence TTGACCAGTAACGCCCCCAGCCCCGCAACCGGCACAATCCCCCGGCTGGACCGGATTACCGATTATGTCACCTATTGGGCAAGCGAGACGCCCGACGCTCCGGCCTATCGCTTTGACGGCGAGACGCAGAGCTATGTCGAATTGTCCGCCTCGGTGGATCGTTGGGCGCGCGCGATGCTGGCCTGTGGTATCGGCCCCGGTGATCGTGTGGCGATGCTGTCGACCCCGCGACCGGAATTTTTCATCTCGTTCCTTGCCGCCACGTCGATCGGGGCGGTCTGGGTCGGGCTGAACCCGAAATATACCGAGGCAGAAATCGCCCGCCCGCTGGCCGATGCCACGCCATCTCTGGTGATTTCATTGCACAGCTTTGAGGGGGTGAATCTGACCGAGACGCTGTCGGATGCGGTGCGCGTGGCCAAGGTTTCGCCATCGCTCGTGGTGTTCGGTGGGCAAGCGTCGGGTTTCGAAGACGTTGAGGCTTTCCTGAGTAAGGGCGATGGCGTTTCGACCGTGACGTTGCAGGCCGCACGCGATGCGGTTGGGCGCGACGATGCGGCGCTGATTGTCTATACTTCGGGCTCTACGGGTGTGCCCAAGGGCGCGATGCTGGCCCATCGTGGGTTGTGTCATGGCTATCCGGTGCAAAGTGCGCATTTCGGGCTGATAGGGGCTTCGATCCTGTGCAACCTGCCGATCAACCATATCGGCTGTGTCGGTGATCTGAGCTGTGGTCCTTTGGTGGCGGGCGGCACATTGGTGTTTATGGAGCGGTTTGATCCGCAGGCCATTCTTGATGCGGTTGTCGCGGGCGAAATTGATTGTCTTTTGGGCGTGCCGACAATCTTGCAAATCATCTCGGAACTGCCCGGTTTCGAGGAGGCGGATTTCAGCCAAATGCGGTTGGTGTGCTGGGGTGGCGCGGCGCTGGCGACCAATGTTCTGGCGCGGTACCGAGCCAAGGGATGTCCGTTGGGATTGACCTATGGCATGTCTGAATTGCCCGGTTCGATCACCATGTCGGCTCTGAACGCAGATGACCGCGAGCTTACGCAGACCGTCGGCCGCCCGGTGGAGCCATTGGATATCCGGCTGATCAAGGATGACGGAAGCATCTGTGCCATCGACGAGGAAGGCGAGGTTTGTCTTCGTCATGAGAGCTTGTTGTTGGGGTATTACAACCGCGAAGATGCCACGCGCGAAGCCTATGATGACGAGGGATACTTTCGCACCGGTGATGTGGGTGTGATGGAGCCGCAGGGCACCATCCGTCTGGTTGGGCGAAAGAAAGAGATGTTCAAGTCGGGCGGATACAATGTCTATCCGCGCGAAATCGAAATGGTTCTGGAATCCCATCCGTCGATTGCCACCGCCGCCGTGGTGGCCGTGTCTGATGCCAAATGGCAAGAAGTTGGTTGGGCGTTTGTCCTTGCGCCCGGATGTAGCGATCCTGATGTGTTGCAGGCCGAGTTGAACCAGTTGTGCCAGGCGCAATTGGCCAACTATAAACGGCCCAAGCGCATCGTTGTGCGGGCTGAATTACCGATGCTGCCAATCGGCAAGGTCGACAAGGTTCGCTTGAAGCAAGAGGCGGGGGCTGCGGCGTTCTGA
- a CDS encoding bifunctional 2',3'-cyclic-nucleotide 2'-phosphodiesterase/3'-nucleotidase — protein MLRLRILQTSNLHGALRGFDYLADEPSHVMGLSRTATLIRTARAQAANSLLFDCGDFLQGSPVCDFAAERAHDRCDATHPMIAAMNTLDYDAATIGNHDFNHGADFLFDTLEKASFPIVSANFLDAVNTDDTGGPIFNPFIRLNRELTDKNGKPCDITIAVIGCLPPQSLAWDHSLSGRFTVTDMVQSVREQAALARASGADLVIVLAHSGIDPKAPAQNAENALIALAALDDVDVVLGGHTHMVFPSCAAPTHPAIDAVRGLIHGKPVLMPGFWGNHLGQLDLDLARDGTGAWRLTGSRAKALPLSRRDANGQMIHTTSEDPNLLTTTEEDHRATLRHIRQPAGETATSLHSFFSLVANDAAVQLVAEAQSDYLAYAIKNTALDGLPILSSAAPLKTGRRSGPQHYTHIPVGPLTRRSLADLYYYPNTLCALHLSGARLCDWLEHSASLFNQITPGQTANTPLLNEHFPGYQFEVICGLTYEIDLSKPPRFNAKFTLANPQARRIRNLRWQGRPVHDNDEFLLATNSFRAYGIGLDLFAPDNSPSPEIVYEAPLSSRSILLDFIRRSSPLRRTVQRVWSFAPMQGATAWFDTAPQARAYLDDPVLPPLQDLGDTPKGFARFEITL, from the coding sequence ATGCTTCGTTTGCGGATACTGCAAACCAGCAACCTGCACGGCGCCCTGCGTGGCTTTGATTACCTCGCGGACGAGCCGAGCCACGTGATGGGCTTGTCGCGCACGGCAACGCTGATCCGCACCGCCCGTGCCCAAGCTGCCAATAGCCTGCTGTTTGACTGTGGTGATTTCCTCCAAGGCTCGCCGGTCTGCGATTTCGCCGCCGAGCGCGCGCATGATCGCTGCGACGCAACGCACCCAATGATCGCCGCGATGAATACGCTCGACTATGACGCCGCGACCATCGGCAACCATGATTTCAATCACGGCGCGGATTTCCTGTTTGATACGCTGGAAAAGGCCAGCTTCCCAATCGTTTCGGCCAATTTTCTTGACGCGGTCAACACGGATGATACGGGCGGCCCGATTTTCAATCCCTTCATCCGCCTCAATCGCGAATTGACCGACAAGAACGGCAAGCCTTGTGACATCACCATTGCTGTTATCGGCTGTCTGCCGCCACAATCCCTAGCTTGGGATCATAGCCTTTCGGGGCGTTTCACCGTCACTGACATGGTGCAATCCGTTCGCGAACAGGCCGCTCTTGCCCGTGCGTCGGGCGCCGATTTGGTGATCGTTCTGGCCCACAGCGGGATCGACCCCAAGGCCCCGGCCCAAAATGCGGAAAACGCTCTGATCGCCTTGGCCGCGCTCGATGATGTCGATGTCGTGCTGGGCGGCCACACCCACATGGTTTTTCCCTCCTGCGCCGCGCCAACACACCCCGCCATCGACGCTGTACGCGGGTTGATCCATGGCAAGCCGGTATTGATGCCGGGCTTCTGGGGCAATCATCTGGGTCAACTCGATCTCGATCTTGCCCGCGATGGCACCGGCGCGTGGCGACTGACCGGTTCGCGCGCCAAGGCGTTGCCGCTCTCGCGCCGCGACGCCAACGGGCAGATGATCCACACCACTTCCGAAGATCCAAACCTGCTCACCACAACCGAAGAAGACCACCGCGCCACACTGCGCCATATCCGGCAACCCGCCGGTGAAACCGCGACGTCGCTGCACAGTTTCTTCTCGCTGGTTGCCAATGACGCGGCGGTGCAACTGGTGGCCGAAGCTCAGAGTGATTACCTCGCCTACGCAATCAAGAATACTGCGCTCGACGGCCTGCCGATCCTCTCCTCCGCCGCACCGCTCAAGACCGGACGCCGATCAGGCCCGCAGCATTATACCCACATCCCCGTCGGCCCATTGACCCGCCGAAGTCTGGCCGATCTCTATTACTACCCCAACACGCTCTGCGCCCTGCATCTCTCGGGTGCCCGCCTGTGCGATTGGCTCGAACACAGCGCCAGCCTGTTCAACCAGATCACGCCGGGTCAGACCGCCAACACCCCTCTGCTCAACGAACATTTTCCGGGGTATCAGTTTGAAGTGATCTGCGGCCTGACCTACGAGATCGACCTTTCAAAACCGCCTCGCTTCAACGCCAAGTTCACCCTCGCCAACCCACAGGCCCGCCGTATCCGCAACCTCCGCTGGCAGGGGCGTCCGGTTCACGACAACGATGAATTCCTGCTCGCCACCAACAGCTTTCGCGCCTACGGCATCGGTCTTGATCTGTTCGCACCCGACAACAGCCCATCACCGGAAATCGTTTACGAGGCCCCTTTGTCGAGCCGCAGCATCCTGCTCGATTTCATCCGCCGTTCCAGCCCTCTCAGGCGGACTGTACAACGGGTCTGGTCATTCGCGCCAATGCAAGGCGCGACCGCCTGGTTCGATACCGCACCCCAGGCCCGCGCCTATCTCGATGACCCGGTGCTGCCCCCTCTCCAAGACCTCGGCGATACCCCCAAAGGCTTTGCCCGGTTCGAAATCACGCTCTGA